DNA from Rubripirellula lacrimiformis:
TTAGTGGGTTCGATGGTCGGTGCGGCTGGCGCCTCATCGTTTGCCGTCGATTGGAATGTCCTGTCGTCCAAACTGATGGCACCGTTGCTGCTGAGTCCGCTGATTGCGATCCTCGTTACGACAGTCCTCTACCGGACGTTTCGCCGAACCCGCATCGCGATGGGGATTACGAAAGAAACATGTCTGTGCAGCGGTCGCGAAGTCGTCGAAATTGTTCCGCTGGGATCGGGTGCGATGGCAATGACACGTGCAGAGGAGCTTTCGATCACGTTGGGGACCAACGTTAGCTGCCGAGATCACTATGCCGGTAACCTGGTGGGCGTCGATGCGCGTCAGTCGCTCGACACGATGCATTTCCTTTCCGCCGGAATGGTAAGCTTCGCGCGTGGCTTGAACGACACACCCAAAATCGCTGCATTGCTGCTGATTGTCCCCGCCCTGAATTCGCTCACCGCGACCGTCATTTGCGGATTGGCGATCGCTATCGGTGGCTGGTTCGGTGCGAAGAGGATTGCCGAGAAGCTGAGTCACGGCATCACAGAGATGAACGCAGGCCAGGGATTCACGGCGAACCTGGTCACGTCGGTATTGGTCGTGTTCGCCAGCCGCTGGGGACTTCCCGTATCGACCACCCATGTTTCTTGCGGCGCACTGTTTGGAATCGGAAGTGTAACCGGCCAAGCCAATTGGAAGTCGATCGGTCAGATCCTGCTCGCATGGGTCACAACCCTTCCCGCAGCTGCAGTGATCGCGTGGTCCGTTTTCAGCCTGTTAACATAGTCTAGGCTTCCAGCCTGGATTTGATGTTGCCTCAGCTTAGAATGACAGCGAAGCGTGATCACGTCCTGCTACGGACGCCAAATCTCGGAATCACCGTACGACGAACGAAAGGACTTTCCAGGGGACGTTCGCCGCAACGATTGCAAGAAGACGACTCGCCATGTCACACGCGACACCGCAGATGGGTCAGAGACGAATCGAGCAAGCAAAGCCAGCGTCCCCTAGCCAGCGTTCTACCGGAAGCATCGACGTGCGTTGAAGGTTTCCCACCTGCACAGAGACGACCGAATCCGCGTGTGCAATCAAGGACGTAACGCAACGACCGATCAATAAGTGTCGCGATGAAAGCCATCTCGCCCCCGCCGCGCAGCGGTTTGCGGGGGAGAGAGTTAGAGAGAGGGGGGAAGAAAGAAACGACACTGATGGATCGCTCGTTGCTTACGCTAGCGACTGGCGATCTTGGTTTCAGGTCGAAACGCATACCATGCAAACCAAAACGTTTGGATCCACTGAACTCCGGCATCTGCTTTGACGACCCGAATCGTTTGATCGTCGGCGTCGAAGGCCACGGTGAACTTTCTGTTGCCCAGAGACCTTTCGATATGGGTCGACTTCCCTCCAAATGCGGAAACGGGGATCGCCAACGCGTGGGCGTCGTCCCAAACCCCCAGCACACTTTGCTTCAAGGGCAAAGAGTTGCTGATCGGCTTTGCCGGAAACATCAGATTGGGTTGCTGGAAGTAGCCTGCGTAAGGACTGGCTTGATAGTTTCGCCTGTGGCCGGTTTCCGACGAGACCACGGTTGTGTTTGGATTGCGATTTTGCCAACCAGCCCACGTGGTCACTTCCATCGGCAAAACGGTCAACTTCATTCCGGCGCCCGGTCCCGATACGCCTTCGCCTTTGACCTGCGACCAAAGACTTTCTGTACTGGGGACTACCCCGTTGGATCGGTCGTACATCAACACGTTGCTGTTGTACAGCAAACCCGACACACCAAACTCCCGTTCTCCGAGCGGAGTTTGACGATCGAAAACGACTGCGGAGTCACATAG
Protein-coding regions in this window:
- a CDS encoding inorganic phosphate transporter, producing the protein MIVFLALVAGILLAYANGANDNFKGVATLYGSDTTTYRRALVWATATTAAGSLTAVWLARELLERFSGKGIVPDALVAQNEFGVAVALAAGVTVMLASRLGFPISTTHALVGSMVGAAGASSFAVDWNVLSSKLMAPLLLSPLIAILVTTVLYRTFRRTRIAMGITKETCLCSGREVVEIVPLGSGAMAMTRAEELSITLGTNVSCRDHYAGNLVGVDARQSLDTMHFLSAGMVSFARGLNDTPKIAALLLIVPALNSLTATVICGLAIAIGGWFGAKRIAEKLSHGITEMNAGQGFTANLVTSVLVVFASRWGLPVSTTHVSCGALFGIGSVTGQANWKSIGQILLAWVTTLPAAAVIAWSVFSLLT
- a CDS encoding DUF3179 domain-containing protein, with protein sequence MGVPSGLVRSLLLLFVFAIAVSWSLQRPVKRHCIDQQVIQPIQFRGLGDIGFDLSQATIPLQEIRSGGPPKDGIPSLSNPKIVSAAEATYLRGSDRVIGVALGRESRAYPLAILNYHEIINDRIGEMPIAVTYCPLCDSAVVFDRQTPLGEREFGVSGLLYNSNVLMYDRSNGVVPSTESLWSQVKGEGVSGPGAGMKLTVLPMEVTTWAGWQNRNPNTTVVSSETGHRRNYQASPYAGYFQQPNLMFPAKPISNSLPLKQSVLGVWDDAHALAIPVSAFGGKSTHIERSLGNRKFTVAFDADDQTIRVVKADAGVQWIQTFWFAWYAFRPETKIASR